The following nucleotide sequence is from Mangifera indica cultivar Alphonso chromosome 1, CATAS_Mindica_2.1, whole genome shotgun sequence.
ATGATACAATTAGTGGGCACAACATACCACGCTTAATTTGATTTGGCGCAACCAAAGTCCCAAAAGTAAACAATATATTAACATTAGGACGGGCTAGTGAGACATTCAATCCTTTTGCTTTTAGACTACCTAAAAAGCTTATATAAGTTTATTGGAAAAAGAATAAAcgaatggccaaaggactattttccacccaaagtatcttACTTCccctcttttaattttaaaaatcttatttacttatttatggatggttaaaattaacggaaccctaaccccttaaaattttattttatttttctcctaaaccttaaaaactaatcattttccctATAGACAAAGtgttaaaaaatgacattctcCCATAAGGTTTAGTTTTCCAACTCCGGTGCTATCTCCTACACCATTatcgacggcctctccctccgaCAATCTTTCTCCATTCAATTAGACACTCGATCAACGTCGAATCAAGTTGGGGAGACGAAGAGTttcattgaaaagataaaactcttcatcttcccaaacaAAGCCGAAgatatcatttttgtttgagAAGACGATCGTCTATATACAATGCTATTCCTTATTTGGctataagtcctttggcctaaatgaATTGCTATTCCTTATTTGGCTATGCACAATGTGATAGTATAGCGGGGGATTGTGCGTTAATCCAGCTGCAGGATCTTCTATGTACAATGCTTTTAGCTAATGCTAGAATATTACTGATTATAACACTTTCCAAATTTGAAGCAATTAATTTGTAACCATACATGGTATTACCTTTGCcatataaaattactttaacTATTCTGAATCCTGTAATCAAAATGGCCTCTCAAAATCACAATCTCAATCACCATTTCTTCTTGCTTGTTTCTCAACTGGTCATCATCTCCCTCCTGTTTCAACACTACTCTTTTGCTGCAACCCAACTGGTGAGTCAGGTCTGTCAGGCCACTCAGGACCCCAACTTTTGCCTTCAAATTCTTGGTGCAGATAAACGTTCAGGCACTGCGGACCTCAAGGGACTGGGTATAATCTCATTGGAGTCAACTTCCTCCTGGGCTAAAGCCACACAGGATCAAATTCGGAAACTACTCAGCCAGCATCCTGGGCTGGATTTCAAGAGTGTTCTTGATCATTGCACTGTAAATTATGATGGCTCAGCTTATGCTTTACAACAGGGAATTCAATTTTTGAATGCAAATGACTATGCAAATGCAAACGACATGGCCAATGTTGGTTGGCAAAATGGAAACGATTGCGAGCGTGTGAATAGTCAAAGTGTGAAAAATTTGTCTCTTAGAGGTTCTaatcaaaagatgatgaagcTCAGTGATATGTCTAGAGTTATCACTGGAAAACTTATAAATGGTTCATGAGTTGCCATTGATTCTGAAGCTGTTTCTATTTTGTGCTGGAAATAAGAGCATGCAATCGTATGCGAGGGCTAAAGATGAATTCATAATCCTTTCTAGCGGTGAAACATATGTTATATCACTGTTTTGGCTTTTGGGTTTTGTGGCAATTCAACAACTATTTTGTCAAAATGTGATTTGCTTAGATTTGTTACATTCAAACCACCATAGTTTaaagtaattgaataatatcaatatcctaatttattattaagatattttaCGTTTTGGTCACACTATTTGTCATAAGTTGAgttgatacatataatattatttgtatttgacGGAAAAATAATTCTACttcttaaataaacaaaatgatatgACATAAATGAAGAAATTAGTGTATCTAATAAGATAGAGACATAtattaagaaatgaaaatgtcCTCAAAATACGCTTGGAAAATTTTACTGTTTGACAGAGCTTCGCTGcattaatgacaaaaaattcaCTTCaagataaatttatgttaaatgaGACTAGTGCATGAATAATATACCAAATGATGATCGCATGCTTAAAATGTCCTACCTTATTATTACAAACACTCTAAGACTATCATTTTTAAGAGTAGTTTTTCAAATGGCTAAAGGACTACtttccattaattttgaaaatctcatttattcatttatggactgttaaaattaacgaaactttAACCCctgaaaaatttatgttatttttctccctaaaattttaaaaactaataatttttccctaacctaagttttaaaaaacaacattttccctcttagggttttcaatttttcagaattAGTTTTCCGACGCtgtttcttcctctccagcAACCTCCAAGCAACACATCTTCCTCTCCAACGCAGCCTCCTTCTGGTGATTATCCTGGGCACTGTCGTCGACGAAGATGAGTCGTCTTCGTCAACGACAGTGCTTAGGACAACCACCGGAAAGAGGCCACACCGGAGAGGAAAAAACATCatcagagaggaagaaacaacaccgaaaaactaactctgaaaaattgaaaacttaggggggaaaatgctgttttttaaaacttgggttggagaaaaattgttagtttttaaagttttagggggaaaataaaatcaaatttaagtttatttttaataatatagataaaatgatgattttactcctgaaatcgttaattttaaccggtCACGactaggtaaatgagattttcaaaattaacggaagaaaatttgagaaaacagtataccttaggtgggaaataatcctttggccttttcaaaCACAAACATTCTGTTATTACCGAGTAGATTGATATGTcctaataaatttgaatcattgataaataaacaacataaatGCCATACGGGATATTATTCTTGAAACACAAGATATAATATACCTTTTTTGTATAtagagaaaaaggaaacaaatacattatttaataaagaaaattagagaaaatactAAGATCAAATAAGTACGGTTATAAAGCAATATTAAGAGATTATATGTATAGGAGGAATTATTATCTttgaccccaaaaaaaaaaaaaaggggagattttatgatttgatggATTTTTAAGAATAGAAATAAGGGATATTATTCtatctttattaaatgttttgatgaggaaatttatttcatttgtaaTCAAAATGTTTTTTGGAAATTCTATAACatgtattttcaattatatcaaattctcataattttttttttttgatgattataggatttattaaaaatcttagagtAATGATTGTTCAATAAAAGAATTTTACATTATGGGCAATTTgatgatttgaattttttgaacgttttgataaaatatttgaactcaattttatcTGAAGATTTTTTTGCCTATTCGTTTATGCCCAAATTTCATAAGTTTTCAATAcctatagaaatttttaaaaatcaagtaaTAAAGGTCATCTAGTAAAGATTTGATTCCCTTGCCAGTGTTGATGCCCTCTCtttattgaatgttttgaaaatgaaatttaactttgtttcatttgaaaagttttatgaatatttacTCACAtgttaactttaattttttccaaattttgtgaatttataatgagtgattaatttattaaaaatcttgcaaCTATAATTGTCCAGTGAAGAGTTTGTACATATACAATTGGTTTTAATGgagtttagtatgatttaacaCTAGGATGATGATTTGTAATGTTCATAGGCTATTAGTGGATACttctaagggggcgtttggttccagttttttaagattactttggtaatctatcttttattaccttgtttggtttgtcagtaataaaatattacagtaatcttctattaccaatgctgacgtgacatataatataggtggtaatctgattaccaccttcaccttaggtatttaaagattaccaacgtaatcttgattttgttataattatattattatttattaattttttgagacaaaaataaatttatttttaattaatatgacaaataatataaaaaatatttaaaaataattatattcaaggtcatttaagtaaaataatttactagtaatcttttattacctttaaccaaacacaataattatttatacctaccaaattttatcaaacatagtaatcatttatacccagtaatctatcttcaagataatctttctattttggtaataaaatattacccaaaccaaacgcccctaaGATTAAGATTTGATTATATCAAGTTTGATTTATGATTACTAGGACAATATGAAGATAATGGTATCTCGTTGGATGACTAAAAATATAGTTAGAAATTGTCGAGATAAGTAAAAACTTAcataatatgtaatgatttttgttcTATATAGGAAATGTTCattcaattatttatgttataaaattctttttattaagattgatgaattatattgattttattttatgactATATGTTAGTAgtataaaatctttttatctaaaatacttttggaaagtgttttgatattttctatagaagaaaacttatgttatattatatagttgTTAAGACAAAAgtatttgaatgaatttcttaaataaagacttttaaatatttttcaaagataaagatttgttagaaaaacaagttttataagattggttttgttgaatatttgtAGTAAGATAAAGAATTGACATATTTATGACTCAATAAATATGACCGGATTATAAAACATCAATGGACATATGTTAAATAATGAAAAGTTGTCGgaccaattatgaatatgaatatgataaaAGGTCTGCGGATTTGTTACgaatatgaatatgatgaaAAGTCTGTAAACCGATACgaatatgaattatgaaaagtTTGCGGACTTATGataaatatgaataagaatatgAGTGAGTCACTAAGGATATAGGTGACACCATGTGGCAAAGgctaaatacaaattttatgttttctatttatgagtaatatttatgaattattttaagattatcttatgATAAATGACGAATTTTGTTTGTCTATGATTGATgaatataaagtatttatatttgttttttttatgataataaatattaacttgtttacacagtttttttttttaataatttatgaaaatgttttatttttgttatgggTAAGGAATTAGTGTTTCTGTTTTGTTCTatatgaaaatgttttatttttgttatggcTAACAAATTGGTGTATTGGCCGGTACAAATTCTTTGATGCTCTTTGGTTATGGGGTTTCTGCTTTGTTCTATATGAATATATGTACTCCATTGGACATCCTCTTTTTGTTAGCTAATGCCTAATAGCTTCTTCCTAAAAATCAACCAATATGATGCAGCATGACAAGAAAAAAGTGAAATGTTGACCAATTATGACTTGGAAAGAAcatatcaatttaattcaatgatgCTGCATGTGAAAAAAAAGACTTTGAATCATAAATGACCAATTATAACCAGCAAAAGCACATACAATTTTCTTCCTTCTCACCTAACTGTTTAGGTAGGAATTGTAAGACTTTGATTAAACTTCCATCGCTGGTTAATATGAGACATGAAAGGTAAATGGAGTAGCAACACGCTACTTAGTTTTCAACTACCTTTTTTTTGATTTGATGTGTTggattatttaaaatcttactgTAAGTACTTTGACATATTGTTTAAGTTTGGGTCGTTctgattttttaataagtacTTGTAAGATAATCAACTGTCGGTGAAGAAACATGGGTGGCTTATCGGAAGAAGAACAGCAGTTGCCATTAGTGGGAAGCTTTTCTTCACCCGATGCATCAGGAGAACAAATTGAAAGAACTggtattttatcttttctcaattgttttgtcttttatttCTTGACTTGGTTATGGCAGAATTCAGTCTTCTGCTTTGGCTTTCTTCTTATCTTCCGGTTTATTCTATAAATCCCAGTTTTAAACTTCTTCAGCTACAATCCCAGACAAAGGCTTTCTAATGGTTGTGTATCTTTATCCAGATTAGATTAGTCTTGAACAATATACTAAGGAAAAGTTGATTCCCAGATCCAAGTTCAGGcaaattatttagttttgttgATCTCACTGAATTAATAGTCTAACTATTGACTCTTACATCATTTTATTCTTACCAAACTCTACAGTTGCATCTCATTTGTTTTCCTTGAAGGGACCATATGGACTGCTCTGGCATATATTATAACAGGAGTGATAGGAGCAGGAGTGCTATCTCTAGCATGGAGCACAGCTCAACTAGGATGGATTGCAGGCCCATTATGCATTTTAGCATTTGCTGGTGTCACCATTGTTTCTTCGAATCTTCTTGCTGATTGCTATCGATACCCAGATCCTGAATTTGGTCACATCAGAATTAGGTCCTACATTCAAGCTGTGAAATTTTATTTAGGTGAGAAAATTCTATCAACCTTGAGCCATTACAtgactttaatatatataataacttgCAATTTACTTCACATTTTAGAACTTTATAATATGTGGTCCCGATTAGTATAAATAGGCAGTGATTTATTAGGGTGTTATAATAAATGTCATTCCCCGCCATACCACCTCCCTCAGAGTCACATGCAAATAGAGGAACCTATGTATATTAGAATATGCCCATGTCCAGGATTCCTAATTTCTCATAAGATCCAAAACATGTGAATTATTGGTACTTAgaccaatatttttttttttttgaggtgTGACAGTATTCAATATAATTGACATTGCCAGGTGACAAGAGCAAAAACATATGTGTAGTACTGGCTCAAGAAAGCTTATGGGGTACTGGAGTTACCTATACCATTACAACTGCTAAAAGCATAAGGTACAAAACTTGATCCGATCTGCAATTTCTCACTATTGTGCTGTGTGAATCATTAAACTCTTTTTAAAATGTGCTATTATGTTCTTGTTTCTGCTCATTTTGTCTAGATCTCATTGTTGTCACATACATGGAGGATCTTTGAAGAAATATGTATGCTATTGTTTGCTTGACATGTTTCTGTTGTTCTGGCTTAGAgtttttcttggtttttgtGAATGGCCTGGAATTGTGCTATCTTAGCCACTTAATTTTAGGTGATTTGgcaagaaagaaacaaaaggaTCTTTTGAAGATGAATGTGATATTGAGACAtgtctttaaaaaaaatgaaataatatatctGCGGTAGAGTTTGGACCCTAAAAACTAGTCAATTGTAATGCCATCATGGATGCATGCATCGACATTATAAGGGggacaaaaataaatagtaaCACTTACTGTCACCAGTTGAGCAATATAACATCTTGGTTTAATAACTTTGACAATTTAGGAGTTCACatgttttttaatcaattttttttaatcactctTAAACAATATGAGATGTCTATACATACCTAATATTAAACACGCTTTGATAGTTTAGAAGTTCATATgttttttaaccaatttttttgaTCATTCCTAAACAATGTGAAATGTCCATAAGTACTTagtatttttttcatgcttTATCGATATGAAATTTTCTAGGGTTGTTATAAGCAGTTTGTGGGCTGAAGAGACAAGAGAGAGGTGCCATCCTAATGCAAGCAAATAGAGCAGTTGAAACAAAGGCTCACTGGTGTGACATAATAGATATCAAGATTCTTCTGTTGGGTTTACTTTACACCTAAAACACAATTGCTAGTCAATTAGTACGTCCACTGAACCACTTGCAGCAGCCAATGTGGAAAAAACATATGCTTTTCTAGCCAAGCACTAACAGGAAAATGCCAATGTGAATTGTGACACATGCTCATAGAAGGGTCACTCTTAAAAATTACATCTACAGATATACGAATTCTCTTCAGTCCATACATCGgtatttttttgaattcaaatttaaactacttTCTTAAGGTATTAAGTTGCActttaaaaatttgttgtttctttcattttcaaagttCTGTTAGACATCAAGACCACTCCTGTTCAacctaaaatagaaaattattattcgTTAGAGTTTATTGCTTTTACAAAATAACTACAGCAAAAATCCACAATTTCCTTGATATTTCTGTGGATAAGAAACGTCCCAAAGATGATAACATTGcattcaattgaaaataatacagaagagaaaaataaagctAAGTAAAGCTTCATCTATTTCCTGTAAATTCGTACTCAGTGGTGGGTGTGATAAAACTTGCATAGGCTTGAAGGTTTATTTCGTGAAAACTTTTTGTGACAGAAAGGAAACGGTCCAATATATTCAATGGTCACTGATGTTGATTTTACCGAAAGTAAGAAACAAAAagcaaaggaagaaaagaaatggCTAAGGTTAACGTGATTGTCATGGCTCTATTATTGAAGGTTCCACCAAGTTTGTTGTCTTCTTGCCAATATAattattcctttttatttttaaataaaaagctGCATGAAGGTAGCCAGATTGGTTTAAAGTTCCTGCAAGTCTTTGCAAGTTGTGGCTCCCTGATATAGTTCTTTTTTAACAATTCCTCTGTCTTCCAGTTGGTAAGCATATGCTAATTATATTGActtagtataaaatttttaaaagaaaacagaagctcatagtttaatttaattatggtTTTTTGAGTTAGGGTCATGCATATGTGAGCATAAAAGCAAGTGACAACCGACAATACTTCCAAGGATGGAGTAAATTAGGCAAAAATAATAAGGAAATAGATGTTGTTGCTAAGCTTCTGATGTAATAAGTTTTGTTTCATTTGCATCAATGTGTATGTAGTACAATGTTTGTAGCTAGCTGCTAGCCTTAGGTCCTTTGAATTGGGTATACAGGTTGTAAACTTTCACCAAAACTTCATCACCAAGTGCAAATCAGATAAACATGGCAGTTGATCACTCTCCAGAACTACCTAATAGTTCctgtgatgatgatgatgggcAGATAAGAACTGGTAAAATATTTTCGaactaaaaaatatagattaaattttattttcttttcctgcaTACCGATCTTGAATTTGCTGCCTGTGGGAAACTCAATCAGGAACTTTATGGAGTTGTACTGCACATATAATTACTGCTGTTATTGGCGCTGGGGTTCTGTCTTTGGCATGGAGTACTTCGCAGCTGGGATGGATAGCAGGGCCTGTTGCGTTGTTTTGCTTTGCATTCATCACCTATGTTTCTGCTTTCCTCCTTGCTGATTGTTACAGGTCTCCTGACCCTGTAAAAGGAATTCGAAACCGTACTTACATGGATGCTGTTAGATTGAATCTTGGTTAAGTAGAAACACTAGCCCTCTCATTTTTGTTCTTTCAAGTCAGAGTATTTCTTCTTGTGGATAGGATTCTATACATGCCTCCTAATTTCATTTAGTGATAGTTCAGGCGAAATTCATACATGGTTTTGTGGTTTGCTTCAATATCTGAGTTTTTATGGGACTGCTATTGCTTATGTTATTACTACTTCAACCAGTATGAGGTACTTACTATGCAAATTCATTGATTTGTGTCTTTGATTTAACCCATGACTCTCCTGACTGCCctgaaaatttttatgtttagcACTTGTGTTTTTGTGTATCTCTCTGTTTCTTCCTTGTCCATTTCTAGTTTCTTAAATCAATAGAGCTCATATATTGATCCCTCTGgttttttaatgttgattaacaCAGAGCAATTCAAAAGTCAAACTGTTACCACAAAGAAGGGCATGATGCTCCATGTGCATATGGAGACACCACATATATGCTTATCTTTGGAgcttttcagatttttgtttcACAGATTCCAGATTTTCATAACATGGAATGGCTTTCAATTGTAGCAGCAATCATGTCCTTTACCTATTCTTTCATAGGATTTGGACTTGGCTTTGCAAAAGTGATAGGTATGGCCAGAACTTGAGCTTTTTGATTTGTTTAGTTCTGAAATAACGCTGAAATAACATATGGAAAGATAGCAATCAAAATTCCTATCTGATGTGGCAAACTTTGTTTTAATGGCATCTGTTTGGATGCAGAAAACGGGACGATTAAGGGGAGTTTAACTGGAGTACCTGCTTCTAACATTGCTGACAAATTATGGTTAGCATTCCAAGCACTTGGGGACATTGCTTTTGCCTATCCATACTCCATAATTCTCCTGGAGATACAGGTTTGGCATCTAGTCTTCAGTAAATGAAACAGAATTATGATAAGCTGAAGTAAAtcaatatatatgttaaatgaaGGATACTCTGAAGTCAACTCCACCAGAAAACAAGACCATGAAGAAGGCTTCAATATTTGCAATCCTTATTACAACTTTTTTCTACCTTTGCTGTGGATGTTTTGGATATGCAGCCTTTGGCAATGATACACCCGGAAATCTCTTGACAGGATTTGGATTCTATGAGCCTTTCTGGCTAGTTGACTTTGCTAATGCTTGCATTGTTCTTCATTTAGTGGGCGGATATCAGGTATATTTTTTACCACCCCAAGTCAAACTAAAGAAACTCCAACTCACTGCATAATTTCTTCTCATCTGTTTGATCATCAGATTTTTAGCCAGCCGGTGTTCGCCTTTTTTGAAAGATGGTTTACTCAGAAATATCCAAACAGTGTATTTGTGAACAAGTTTTTCACCTTCAAGCTCCCATCATTACCACCCTTGAAAGTAAATCTTTTCAGGATATGCTTCAGAACAGTCTATGTAGTGTCCACTACTGCAATTGCAATGATTTTCCCTTACTTCAACCAAGTGTTGGGAGTGTTGGGGGCCTTCAACTTCTGGCCATTGGCCATATATTTTCCTGTGGAAATGTATTTTGTGCAGAAGAAAATTATTCCCTGGACAAGAAAATGGATTGTGCTTAGGACATTCAGCATCATTTGCTTGTTTATTACCATAGCCGGCTTAATTGGATCGATTGAAGGACTTATAAGTGCCAGATTCGGTTGAAGAAAACCGCATATCATGTTATTCCTGATTCCAGAAGTTGAAATAGTATCATAATCCTGAACTTGAGATTGAATCATAATCATTGTAATTAGATCAgggtgtgtgtatatatattaagtcAGGAGGAAATTCTGTTACAGTATTGTTTTAAAATGCTGTGAAGTTGCATCAATGTCAAAATGCCCTTAGTTCAAGTTGAGATTTCTTTACTAATACACTCTTGCAACTTTGtcctgtgtgtgtgtgtgtgtcctCAATTTATGCTTTATGCATTTATggattcttt
It contains:
- the LOC123199654 gene encoding pectinesterase inhibitor-like, with translation MASQNHNLNHHFFLLVSQLVIISLLFQHYSFAATQLVSQVCQATQDPNFCLQILGADKRSGTADLKGLGIISLESTSSWAKATQDQIRKLLSQHPGLDFKSVLDHCTVNYDGSAYALQQGIQFLNANDYANANDMANVGWQNGNDCERVNSQSVKNLSLRGSNQKMMKLSDMSRVITGKLINGS
- the LOC123223602 gene encoding probable amino acid permease 7 isoform X1 is translated as MGGLSEEEQQLPLVGSFSSPDASGEQIERTGTIWTALAYIITGVIGAGVLSLAWSTAQLGWIAGPLCILAFAGVTIVSSNLLADCYRYPDPEFGHIRIRSYIQAVKFYLGDKSKNICVVLAQESLWGTGVTYTITTAKSIRAIQKSNCYHKEGHDAPCAYGDTTYMLIFGAFQIFVSQIPDFHNMEWLSIVAAIMSFTYSFIGFGLGFAKVIENGTIKGSLTGVPASNIADKLWLAFQALGDIAFAYPYSIILLEIQDTLKSTPPENKTMKKASIFAILITTFFYLCCGCFGYAAFGNDTPGNLLTGFGFYEPFWLVDFANACIVLHLVGGYQIFSQPVFAFFERWFTQKYPNSVFVNKFFTFKLPSLPPLKVNLFRICFRTVYVVSTTAIAMIFPYFNQVLGVLGAFNFWPLAIYFPVEMYFVQKKIIPWTRKWIVLRTFSIICLFITIAGLIGSIEGLISARFG
- the LOC123223602 gene encoding probable amino acid permease 7 isoform X2, which codes for MAVDHSPELPNSSCDDDDGQIRTGTLWSCTAHIITAVIGAGVLSLAWSTSQLGWIAGPVALFCFAFITYVSAFLLADCYRSPDPVKGIRNRTYMDAVRLNLGEIHTWFCGLLQYLSFYGTAIAYVITTSTSMRAIQKSNCYHKEGHDAPCAYGDTTYMLIFGAFQIFVSQIPDFHNMEWLSIVAAIMSFTYSFIGFGLGFAKVIENGTIKGSLTGVPASNIADKLWLAFQALGDIAFAYPYSIILLEIQDTLKSTPPENKTMKKASIFAILITTFFYLCCGCFGYAAFGNDTPGNLLTGFGFYEPFWLVDFANACIVLHLVGGYQIFSQPVFAFFERWFTQKYPNSVFVNKFFTFKLPSLPPLKVNLFRICFRTVYVVSTTAIAMIFPYFNQVLGVLGAFNFWPLAIYFPVEMYFVQKKIIPWTRKWIVLRTFSIICLFITIAGLIGSIEGLISARFG